In Flavobacterium luteolum, the DNA window CGGCGATCTTTTACAGAGTTCGAAATTTTTTCAAGCATACTTTTACTCAAATCGCTATCAATATCCAACTGCGCATCGCGTGTAATTTTAATCATGTGAGCAGAAACGCTCTTATAATTAAATATATTAAAGATGTTTTTTAGCTTGAAACGAATAACATCATCAATTAAAATGACATATTGCTTTTCGTCATCAGAAGGAAGAACAACAAACCTGTTAATGTTTTTGGGAATCTCAATTAAAGCATAACGAACCTCATCATTTGCCAATTCTAAACGAACTGCCAAATATCCTAAGGTATCTTTTAGAATTGGAAAAACGGCTAAATCATTCAAAATGATGGTTACCAATTCTGGACTTAACTTTTGGGTATAAAAATCTTTTAAAAAACATTCTTGTTTTGGTGAAATCTGCGTTTCGTTTATAATAAAAATATTTTCAGATTCAAGCTCTGCTTCAATATTTCCAAGTATACGCAAACTTTCAGATTGCTGCTGAATTACGATTTCGGTAATGTCTTTAATTAATTGATGGGCAGAAATACCACCCAAATATTTTTCGCCAGAAATACCAGAAAGGCTTAATCTTCGAATGGCCGCATACCGAACTCTAAAAAATTCATCTAAATTGTTTGAAAAAATTCCAACAAAACGCAGTCTGTCTAAAAGTGGTACTGTATTGTCTGCTGCTTCCTGAAGCACTCTTGCATTAAACGCTAGCCAGCTTTTTTCTCTATCGATATATTTCTGTTCGTACACTGTAATTATTTTAAATCTTTGGGGAAAATAGTTTTATGTGTTTTGCCCTTATGGATCGTGTCCCAGCTGTCGGCATCAAATTGTAAAGATACAAAGCCTGAAGTTGGAACATTTTCTATAAAAACATCCCCAAATTTATTAACAAAATTTGTAATAGCCTCGTTATGTCCGAAAAGAATAACGCTTTCAAAACTATTATCACATGATTTAATAACTTTTTCGAGTTGCCTTTCATCAAAAGTGTATAAATCATCTCTAAAAATGATACTCTCTAAAGGATAGGATAAGTTTTGCGCAAAAATTAAAGCAGTTTCTGAGGCTCTCGCAGCAGTACTGCTCCACATTATATATGTCTTAGGAAGATACCCTGAAATATTTAATGAAACATCATGCGCATCTAAAATTCCCCTTTTCATTAACGGACGATCAAAATCTTTTAAAGGTGCTTCCCAGCTAGATTTGGCATGACGAATTAAAATAAGATTTTTCATAAACAGCAGAATTTAAAAACCTGATGTCCAGGTTATTTTTAATTAAGTTCTAATTTACAAAAGATATTTTAAACCTTCTCCTTTTTTTATTTCTGTTAACATTATAACGAAATTTTAACAAGAATAAACAATTCTCAAAATGTTAACAATTGGAAAATCATAGAAAAACAAAAATTGCATTTTATGTACTTCGTCTATAAAATTAGTATTTAGTCGATAATGTGACAGTTCGCAATATTTTAACTAATTATTTGATTATTAGTTATTTATAATATTTCAAATAAACCAATTACCGCTAATAAAGCAAAAAAATGTACGAAAAAATTTCACTTTTTAGAGTTAAAAAAAAGCGTTTTTGAGTCAATTTTGGATGAAAAAACAACACTTCAACGAGTTTTTAGGTTAGTTACAGATAAAAAAATAATATTAGAAAAACTCTAATATAACTTTGATTCTGTTAAAATTTCATAAATACTTTAAAACTAAATCTTAAGTTATGAAAACAAAATCTACTCTTGAAAAAGCAGTAAAATTTGTAAGCAATTGTAAGTTTATTTTTTTCTCGAAGAAAAACATTTTTACTAAAAACATTTTTTGCGCACTATCATTTTTAACCATAACACTTTTTCATGCTGAAAATGTCGATTCGCACCTAAGCAATTTAGATAATTCTAACCAAGCATCTAAAATGATTTACTTAAATGATAGCCATCTTTTGCTGAATTAAAAACCTCCCTTTTGATTTTACCGAGCCCTAATGTCATTTTATAGTTTAATAAAAAGGCAATCCAAAAACACAATCTGATTTAAAATATCAATAAACCGATAAAAGCTATCAATATGAAAAAATTCTACTATCAATATTTAACATTTTGTTATTTATTTTTACTGCTACTAAGTGGGACTTTCATTGGAAATGCACAAGAAATACCTACACGAATTGGGAATACATTGTCTCCAAGTAAAGCTACCGCAAAGACGGCTGCAGTTAGTGCCCTTGCCGCTGCTGGTTCCATCGATGTTGCAAATGCTTCATATGGCTACAATGGCTACACCCCCGACCTATTAGTCCGCAACATTTTAACCTCTGGCTGTCTTAGTATAAGCAATGTTCGTTTTGGTTATTACAAAAGAAGCAATAATAACTGGAATTGGGTAAACCACAACTGGTCTACAACAGCTGGAGACAGACAATTAGGCTATTACAATAAAGCAACTTCAACATTTCCTATAGACGAAGGTATTCTCTTATCTACTGGGAAAATCAGCTCTGCTATGGGACCGAATAGTTATACCAATAGATCAGACGAACTTGTCAATGAAGCTAGTGATCCCGATTTGACCAATATATCTGGTGAAACCATGCACGACGCAGCAATACTTGAATTTAATTTTATTCCCGACGGAAATTTAGTTGAGTTTAAATTTGTATTTGCTTCCGAAGAATATTTAGAATATGTGCATACAGATTATAATGATGCTTTTGGATTTTTCTTAAGCGGATCTGGAATTAATGGCCCCTATACGAACAATGCTATAAACTTGGCTCAGTTACCAAATGGCGATGCAGTTACAATTAATAATATACATTCGTCAGGAACAAATGTCAACAATGTATCTTTCCCAAATCATAACGTTGCATATTATGCTAACAATCCTGCTGGTTCTGCCACAATGGAGTATGATGGATCAACTGTGGTATTAACTGCTACTTATGCCGTTACACCAGGACAGAATTATAAAATAAAAATGGCAATTGCAGATGCATCTGACCAAAAATGGGATGCTGGAGTATTTTTAAAAGCAAAAAGTTTTGCAACAAATACGTTGGTTATTACAAACCCAGCCCCAGTTTGTGCAAATGGTACAGCAAACTTAACATTGCCTGCTATTACGGCAGGAAGTACTTCTGGTCTAACCTATACTTACTGGACAAATTCTACAGCAACTACTCCTCTCGCTACGCCAAGTGCTGCGCCTGTTGGAACATATTACATTAAAGGAACCAATGCCGAATCAGGTTGTTCTGATATCAAACCTGTAGTGGTAAGTCAAACCAATATTGTAATAACTGAAACCACGGCTTCGCATATTGATGTCAAATGTAAAGGAGCCGCAACTGGTTCAGCCACTGTAACTGCATCAGGCGGAACGGGAAGTTATAACTATTCTTGGAATACTTCTCCCGTTCAAACTAATGCAACAGCAACAAACTTGTCTGCTGGCACATATACTGTGACTGTAACTGATTCAAAAGGTTGCAGTAATACTAAACAAATAAGTATTACTGAACCTACAACTAGTTTAGCCGCATCTACAACTCAAGTTAATTTAACTTGTAATGGAGGAACAAATGGTTCTGCAACCGTTACTGCAACAGGAGGAATGGGGACTTACACTTATTCTTGGAACACAACTCCAGTTCAAACCTCAGCTACAGCCTCTAATTTAGCTGCTGGAACCTACACTGTAATAGTAAAAGATGCAAATCTTTGCCAAGTTACAAAAACTGTAACCATAACTGGACCTACTGCAGCTTTAGCTTTAGGGGCATCTTCTAAAACCGATGCTTCATGCTTCGGAAAAAGTACCGGAAGCGTAACGGCTGGAACCGTTACAAATGCGGTTGGAACCGTAAACTACTCTTGGAAAAACAGTTCGAATGCAGTGGTTGGAACAGCAGCAACGGTTTCAAACCTTCCTGCGGGAACTTATACTTTAACTGTAACTGATTCCTGTTCTTCTCAGTCTAATTCTGTTACAATCGGACAGCCAGCGGCAGCTTTAGCTTTAGGAGCTTCTTCTAAAACAGATGCTTCCTGCTTCGGAAAAAGCACTGGTTCTGTAACAGCGGGGACTGTAACAAATGCGGTTGGAACTGTTTCTTATTCTTGGAAAAACGGCAATGTTGAAGTAGGAACTTCAGCAACGGTTTCAAACCTTCCTGCGGGAACTTATACTTTAACTGTAACTGATTCCTGTTCTTCTCAATCCAATTCTGTTACAATCGGACAGCCAGCGGCAGCTTTAGCTTTAGGAGCGTCTTCTAAAACAGATGCTTCCTGCTTCGGAAAAAGCACTGGTTCTGTAACAGCGGGGACTGTAACAAATGCGGTTGGAACTATAACTTACTCTTGGAAAAACGGCAATGTTGAAGTAGGAACTTCAGCAACGGTTTCAAACCTTCCTGCGGGAACTTATACTTTAACTGTAACTGATTCCTGTTCTTCTCAGTCTAATTCTGTTACAATCGGACAGCCAGCGGCAGCTTTAGCTTTAGGAGCGTCTTCTAAAACAGATGCTTCCTGCTTCGGAAAAAGCACTGGTTCTGTAACAGCGGGGACTGTAACAAATGCGGTTGGAACTATAACTTACTCTTGGAAAAACAGCTCGAATGCAGTGGTTGGAACAGCAGCAACGGTTTCAAACCTTCCTGCGGGAACTTATACTTTAACTGTAACTGATTCCTGTTCTTCTCAATCCAATTCTGTTACAATCGGACAGCCAGCGGCAGCTTTAGCTTTAGGAGCGTCTTCTAAAACAGATGCTTCCTGCTTCGGAAAAAGCACTGGTTCTGTAACAGCGGGGACTGTAACAAATGCGGTTGGAACTATAACTTACTCTTGGAAAAACAGCTCGAATGCAGTGGTTGGAACAGCAGCAACGGTTTCAAACCTTCCTGCGGGAACTTATACTTTAACTGTAACTGATTCCTGTTCTTCTCAGTCTAATTCTGTTACAATCGGACAGCCAGCGGCAGCTTTAGCTTTAGGAGCTTCTTCTAAAACAGATGCTTCCTGCTTCGGAAAAAGCACTGGTTCTGTAACAGCGGGGACTGTAACAAATGCGGTTGGAACTGTTTCTTATTCTTGGAAAAACGGCAATGTTGAAGTAGGAACTTCAGCAACGGTTTCAAACCTTCCTGCGGGAACTTATACTTTAACTGTAACTGATTCCTGTTCTTCTCAATCCAATTCTGTTACAATCGGACAGCCAGCGGCAGCTTTAGCTTTAGGAGCGTCTTCTAAAACAGATGCTTCCTGCTTCGGAAAAAGCACTGGTTCTGTAACAGCGGGGACTGTAACAAATGCGGTTGGAACTGTTTCTTATTCTTGGAAAAACGGCAATACTGAAGTAGGAACTTCAGCAACGGTTTCAAACCTTCCTGCGGGAACTTATACTTTAACTGTAACTGATTCCTGTTCTTCTCAGTCTAATTCTGTTACAATCGGACAGCCAGCGGCAGCTTTAGCTTTAGGAGCTTCTTCTAAAACAGATGCTTCCTGCTTCGGAAAAAGCACTGGTTCTGTAACAGCGGGGACTGTAACAAATGCGGTTGGAACTATAACTTACTCTTGGAAAAACAGCTCGAATGCAGTGGTTGGAACAGCAGCAACGGTTTCAAACCTTCCTGCGGGAACTTATACTTTAACTGTAACTGATTCCTGCTCTTCTCAATCCAATTCGGTTACAATCGGACAGCCAGCGGCAGCTTTAGCTTTAGGAGCGTCTTCTAAAACAGATGCTTCCTGCTTCGGAAAAAGCACTGGTTCTGTAACAGCGGGGACTGTAACAAATGCGGTTGGAACTATAACTTACTCTTGGAAAAACGGCAATGTTGAAGTAGGAACTTCAGCAACGGTTTCAAACCTTCCTGCGGGAACTTATACTTTAACTGTAACTGATTCCTGTTCTTCTCAATCCAATTCTGTTACAATCGGACAGCCAGCGGCAGCTTTAGCTTTAGGAGCTTCTTCTAAAACAGATGCTTCCTGCTTCGGAAAAAGCACTGGTTCTGTAACAGCGGGGACTGTAACAAATGCGGTTGGAACTATAACTTACTCTTGGAAAAACAGCTCGAATGCAGTGGTTGGAACAGCAGCAACGGTTTCAAACCTTCCTGCGGGAACTTATACTTTAACTGTAACCGATTCCTGTTCTTCTCAATCCAATTCTGTTACAATCGGACAGCCTGCGGCAGCTTTAGCTTTAGGAACGTCTTCTAAAACAGATGCTTCCTGCTTCGGAAAAAGCACTGGTTCTGTAACAGCGGGGACTGTAACAAATGCGGTTGGAGCTGTTTCTTACTCTTGGACAAACAGCTTGAATGCAGTGGTTGGAACAGCAGCAACTGTTTCAAACCTTCCTGCGGGAACTTATACTTTAACTGTAACTGATTCCTGCTCTTCTCAATCCAATTCGGTTACAATCGGACAGCCAGCGGCAGCTTTAGCTTTAGGAACGTCTTCTAAAACTGATGTTTTCTGTTTTGGAGCAAGCACTGGTACTGTAACGGCTGGAACCGTGACAAACGCAATTGGAACTGTAAACTATTCTTGGACAAACAGTTCGAATGCAGTGGTTGGAACAGCAGCAACTGTTTCAAACCTTCCTGCAGGAATATACACTTTAACAATCACTGATTCCTGTTCTTCTCAATCCAATTCTGTTACAATCGGACAGCCAGCTATAGCTTTAAGCTGCTCAGTTATTCAAAACAAATCTGTTACTTCAAATGGATTAAGCGATGGAGAAGCAACTGTAACACCAATTGGAGGTAATGTTGGCTATACTTATTTATGGGATAATAACGAAACTACTCAAAAAGCACTTGGATTAAATGCAGGATTACATACTGTTACAGTTACCGATTCAAAAGGCTGTACAACAACTTGTACTGTCACTATAACTCAACCAAATGTACTCTCTTGCAGTATTTCTCAAGATAGCGCTGTAAAATGTTTTGGAGGTAATACTGGTAAAGCAACTGTAACTGCTGTAGGTGGTAACGGAGAGTATACATATTTATGGGACAATAGTGAAACAAGTGCGCAAGCAGTTGCTTTAACTGCCGGTTTACACACTGTTACTGTTACTGATAAATTAGGTTATACAACAAATTGTTCTGTAACAATTTCGCAACCTCAAAAAGCATTAAGTGCAATAAAAAGTCAAACAGATGTTACTTGTGGCGGAGGAAATAATGGTTCTGCGACAGTAACTGTTTCAGGTGGAACTGCTCAATATAACTATTCTTGGAACTCAGTTCCTGTACAAATAACTGCAACTGCAAGTAATCTTGCTGCTGGAAATTACACTGTGCTTATTACTGATGCAAACGGATGTACACTTTCTGAATCGTTTACTATTTTGGATGGAGATTCAATTAAACCAATTGTAAATCCGCTGCCTGAGGTTACTACTATCAATTGTCCAGCAGTACCTGTTTTTGCACAAGCAACGGCAACTGACAATAATGGAACTATTTCTTCATTAACTTTCGAAGATACTATTATACAAGGGAATTGTGCCGGCTCTTATACTAAAACAAGAACTTGGACCGCAAAAGATGCTTGCGGAAATATTTCTCTTCCTGTAAGCCAAACTATAATAGTTCAAGATAATACTGCTCCAATCTGGGCAACTCAGACAGGATCTTTAGATAAAACTGTTGAGTGTAGCGATACACAAGCTCTAGCATCGGCTCAAGCCTTATTTCCTAGTGCTAGCGATGCCTGCGATGCTGATGTTTCAAACATCATAAAAGTAAGCGGAAAATTTACAGCTTCTGAAGGATGCGGAAATGCAGGAACTTATACCAATACTTGGACTGTAAAAGACGACTGCGAAAATACTTCTGAAACTTTCACGCAAGTGATTACAATTCAGGATACTGCTGCTCCAACTTGGACAACTGCTGCAGGAACTCTAAACGCAACTTTAGAATGCAGCGATACTCAAGGACTTGCAGCAGCTCAGGCTCAGTTTCCTATAGCTTCTGACTCATGCGATGCTGATGTTTCAAACATCACTAAAGTAAGCGGACAGTTTGTAGCTTCTGAAGGATGCGGAAATGCCGGAACTTACACCAATACTTGGACTGTAAAAGACGATTGTGGCAATACTTCTGAAACTTTCACTCAGGTGATTACAATTCAGGACACTGCTGCTCCGACTTGGACAACTGCTGCGGGTTCTCTAAACGCAACTTTAGAGTGCAGCGATACTCAAGGACTTGCGACAGCTCAGGCTCAGTTTCCTATAGCTTCTGACTCATGCGATGCTGATGTCTCTAACATCACTAAAATAAGCGGACAGTTTGTAGCTTCTGAAGGATGCGGAAATGCCGGAACTTACACCAATACTTGGACTGTAAAAGACGACTGCGGAAATACTTCTGAAACTTTCACGCAAGTGATTACAATTCAGGATACAGCTGCTCCAACTTGGACAACTGCTTCAGGAACTCTAAACGCAACTTTAGAGTGCAGCGATACTCAAGGACTTGCGACAGCTCAAGCTCAGTTTCCTATAGCTTCTGACTCATGCGATGCTGATGTCTCTAACATCACTAAAGTAAGCGGACAGTTTATAGCTTCTGAAGGATGCGGAAATGCCGGAACTTACACCAATACTTGGACTGTAAAAGACGACTGCGGAAATACTTCTGAAACTTTCACGCAAGTGATTACAATTCAGGATACAGCTGCTCCAACTTGGACAACTGCTTCAGGAACTCTAAACGCAACTTTAGAGTGCAGCGATACTCAAGGACTTGCGACAGCTCAAGCTCAGTTTCCTATAGCTTCTGACTCATGCGATGCTGATGTCTCTAACATCACTAAAGTAAGCGGCCAGTTTGTAGCTTCTGAAAATTGTTCAAATGCAGGAACTTACACCAACACTTGGACTGTAAAAGACGACTGCGGAAATACTTCTGAAACTTTCACTCAGGTGATTACAATTCAGGATACAGCTGCTCCGACTTGGACAACTGCTGCAGGAACTCTGAACGCAACTTTAGAGTGCAGCGATACTCAAGGACTTGCAGCAGCTCAGGCTCAGTTTCCTATAGCTTCTGACTCATGCGATGCTGATGTCTCTAACATCACTAAAGTAAGCGGCCAGTTTGTAGCTTCTGAAAATTGTTCAAATGCAGGAACTTACACCAACACTTGGACTGTAAAAGATGATTGTGGCAATACTTCTGAAACTTTCACGCAAGTGATTACAATTCAAGATACTACTGCTCCAATGTTTACTGGCGATCTTCCTCTAGATATTGAAGTATCATGCGATGCAGTTCCTGAATCAGCAGAAATGCATGTTTCAGATAATTGCAATGATAATTTACCAATAGTATTTTCAGAGGTAAAATCTGGTATTGAGAATGAATGTTCAACTAATTATACTTTAACTCGCACTTGGAAAATTAGCGACTGCGGTGGAAATACAACCACTCACGTTCAAATTATTACAGTAAGAGATAAAACTGCTCCAACAGGAACAGCTCCTGAAAGTATAACAAACTTAGCTAGCATTGATTTAATACCAGCAGGAAATCCGTCAGATATTAAAGACGCGGCTGATAATTGCAGCTCTACTGTAAATATCACTGTTTCGGACACTAACAATGAAGGAAACGGCTGCGACGGAACACCTTATATCTTAACAAGAACTTATACTTTAACAGACTGTGCTGGAAACAAAACCGAATTGGTTCAAACCTTTACAGTTGAAAGCAAAGTTACTGTTAGCGGAGTTGCAACAAACACAAGCTGTTTTGGAGGAAGCGATGGTAAAATTACAGTAACCAATAGCCCTGGCTCGATTGTAGTAATTACTAATGAGAGAAATGAAGTAGTTGGTAATACAAATTTACCAGCTGGAACTTATACTCTTACTGCAACGGCACTAGTCAACGGCGAAAATCAAACTTGTTCTGCTACAGCTACAGTAGTGATTTCTCAACCAGAATATACTGTAAAAATTTCTGGACAAGTAATAAATGTAGATACCAATACGCCTCTTGCCAATGTACCTGTTACTTTAATTCCGCAAGGAACAACACCTGGAGCAATACAAATGCGTATTACAGGAACTGATGGAATGTACAGTTTCTCTGGAATGCCTGCTGGAAGTTACTTGGTACAAGTACAAGATGCAAACTTAAATAGTGCACATCAATTATATCCTGTAGATTCTAGTTTATTCTTTACAACTCTTGAAGATTGTAAAGTTCAGACTCATAATTTCGAATATGGCAAATCTACTCTTCCTGTACTTGGAGATTATGTTTGGTATGATCTTAATAATAATGGAATTCAAGATGAATGGTACGATGCCAATAATGATGGAGTGGTTACTAAAAATATTCCAGATTCAAATGGCTCTATCGATTACAGCCAATGGGAATGGATAGATCTTAACGGAGATGGAAGCTATACTGGTCCTGAAAATAATGGAGAGCTAAATGCAGCAGGTTTCGGTAATGCTCTTAGTTCTAATATAATTGTTGATGGTCCAAATGGCTACCATGCAGATGTAATTGTCGGAATTGAAGGATTCTGGAGAGAACGTCCAGAAACTGCAAATCCGTATGGAGATTATACAATAAAATTAGTAAGAGATGCTAATTTCGATGCTGTGGCTGCTGCTTTAGGTGCTACTGGTCTAGTGAAAGTTATCCCTTCTTCATCTGCTAAAAACATAAGTGGTAAAACGAGCAAAATGCAAATGCATACCGTTTGTCAAACCACAACAGATGCCGGTTATGTAGTAACTGTAACGCCAGAGGATTTAGTTCACTTAGACATTGACTTCGGCGTAAGCTGCAAAGAATACAAAGATATTGTTGCTAATGATGACAGTGCAGGTCCTATTGCTGGTGTAAATCATACCACAACTAACGTATTAAATGTATTAACAAATGATACTTTAGAAGGAGCAGCGATAACTGCCTCTGATGTAATTATAACGACTGTAACTCCAAACGAGTTTTTACAGCTAAATCCTGATGGTTCTGTTGATGTGTTACCAAATGCTCCAGTAGGAACATTGACAATGGTAT includes these proteins:
- a CDS encoding SixA phosphatase family protein, producing the protein MKNLILIRHAKSSWEAPLKDFDRPLMKRGILDAHDVSLNISGYLPKTYIMWSSTAARASETALIFAQNLSYPLESIIFRDDLYTFDERQLEKVIKSCDNSFESVILFGHNEAITNFVNKFGDVFIENVPTSGFVSLQFDADSWDTIHKGKTHKTIFPKDLK
- a CDS encoding choice-of-anchor L domain-containing protein, with protein sequence MKKFYYQYLTFCYLFLLLLSGTFIGNAQEIPTRIGNTLSPSKATAKTAAVSALAAAGSIDVANASYGYNGYTPDLLVRNILTSGCLSISNVRFGYYKRSNNNWNWVNHNWSTTAGDRQLGYYNKATSTFPIDEGILLSTGKISSAMGPNSYTNRSDELVNEASDPDLTNISGETMHDAAILEFNFIPDGNLVEFKFVFASEEYLEYVHTDYNDAFGFFLSGSGINGPYTNNAINLAQLPNGDAVTINNIHSSGTNVNNVSFPNHNVAYYANNPAGSATMEYDGSTVVLTATYAVTPGQNYKIKMAIADASDQKWDAGVFLKAKSFATNTLVITNPAPVCANGTANLTLPAITAGSTSGLTYTYWTNSTATTPLATPSAAPVGTYYIKGTNAESGCSDIKPVVVSQTNIVITETTASHIDVKCKGAATGSATVTASGGTGSYNYSWNTSPVQTNATATNLSAGTYTVTVTDSKGCSNTKQISITEPTTSLAASTTQVNLTCNGGTNGSATVTATGGMGTYTYSWNTTPVQTSATASNLAAGTYTVIVKDANLCQVTKTVTITGPTAALALGASSKTDASCFGKSTGSVTAGTVTNAVGTVNYSWKNSSNAVVGTAATVSNLPAGTYTLTVTDSCSSQSNSVTIGQPAAALALGASSKTDASCFGKSTGSVTAGTVTNAVGTVSYSWKNGNVEVGTSATVSNLPAGTYTLTVTDSCSSQSNSVTIGQPAAALALGASSKTDASCFGKSTGSVTAGTVTNAVGTITYSWKNGNVEVGTSATVSNLPAGTYTLTVTDSCSSQSNSVTIGQPAAALALGASSKTDASCFGKSTGSVTAGTVTNAVGTITYSWKNSSNAVVGTAATVSNLPAGTYTLTVTDSCSSQSNSVTIGQPAAALALGASSKTDASCFGKSTGSVTAGTVTNAVGTITYSWKNSSNAVVGTAATVSNLPAGTYTLTVTDSCSSQSNSVTIGQPAAALALGASSKTDASCFGKSTGSVTAGTVTNAVGTVSYSWKNGNVEVGTSATVSNLPAGTYTLTVTDSCSSQSNSVTIGQPAAALALGASSKTDASCFGKSTGSVTAGTVTNAVGTVSYSWKNGNTEVGTSATVSNLPAGTYTLTVTDSCSSQSNSVTIGQPAAALALGASSKTDASCFGKSTGSVTAGTVTNAVGTITYSWKNSSNAVVGTAATVSNLPAGTYTLTVTDSCSSQSNSVTIGQPAAALALGASSKTDASCFGKSTGSVTAGTVTNAVGTITYSWKNGNVEVGTSATVSNLPAGTYTLTVTDSCSSQSNSVTIGQPAAALALGASSKTDASCFGKSTGSVTAGTVTNAVGTITYSWKNSSNAVVGTAATVSNLPAGTYTLTVTDSCSSQSNSVTIGQPAAALALGTSSKTDASCFGKSTGSVTAGTVTNAVGAVSYSWTNSLNAVVGTAATVSNLPAGTYTLTVTDSCSSQSNSVTIGQPAAALALGTSSKTDVFCFGASTGTVTAGTVTNAIGTVNYSWTNSSNAVVGTAATVSNLPAGIYTLTITDSCSSQSNSVTIGQPAIALSCSVIQNKSVTSNGLSDGEATVTPIGGNVGYTYLWDNNETTQKALGLNAGLHTVTVTDSKGCTTTCTVTITQPNVLSCSISQDSAVKCFGGNTGKATVTAVGGNGEYTYLWDNSETSAQAVALTAGLHTVTVTDKLGYTTNCSVTISQPQKALSAIKSQTDVTCGGGNNGSATVTVSGGTAQYNYSWNSVPVQITATASNLAAGNYTVLITDANGCTLSESFTILDGDSIKPIVNPLPEVTTINCPAVPVFAQATATDNNGTISSLTFEDTIIQGNCAGSYTKTRTWTAKDACGNISLPVSQTIIVQDNTAPIWATQTGSLDKTVECSDTQALASAQALFPSASDACDADVSNIIKVSGKFTASEGCGNAGTYTNTWTVKDDCENTSETFTQVITIQDTAAPTWTTAAGTLNATLECSDTQGLAAAQAQFPIASDSCDADVSNITKVSGQFVASEGCGNAGTYTNTWTVKDDCGNTSETFTQVITIQDTAAPTWTTAAGSLNATLECSDTQGLATAQAQFPIASDSCDADVSNITKISGQFVASEGCGNAGTYTNTWTVKDDCGNTSETFTQVITIQDTAAPTWTTASGTLNATLECSDTQGLATAQAQFPIASDSCDADVSNITKVSGQFIASEGCGNAGTYTNTWTVKDDCGNTSETFTQVITIQDTAAPTWTTASGTLNATLECSDTQGLATAQAQFPIASDSCDADVSNITKVSGQFVASENCSNAGTYTNTWTVKDDCGNTSETFTQVITIQDTAAPTWTTAAGTLNATLECSDTQGLAAAQAQFPIASDSCDADVSNITKVSGQFVASENCSNAGTYTNTWTVKDDCGNTSETFTQVITIQDTTAPMFTGDLPLDIEVSCDAVPESAEMHVSDNCNDNLPIVFSEVKSGIENECSTNYTLTRTWKISDCGGNTTTHVQIITVRDKTAPTGTAPESITNLASIDLIPAGNPSDIKDAADNCSSTVNITVSDTNNEGNGCDGTPYILTRTYTLTDCAGNKTELVQTFTVESKVTVSGVATNTSCFGGSDGKITVTNSPGSIVVITNERNEVVGNTNLPAGTYTLTATALVNGENQTCSATATVVISQPEYTVKISGQVINVDTNTPLANVPVTLIPQGTTPGAIQMRITGTDGMYSFSGMPAGSYLVQVQDANLNSAHQLYPVDSSLFFTTLEDCKVQTHNFEYGKSTLPVLGDYVWYDLNNNGIQDEWYDANNDGVVTKNIPDSNGSIDYSQWEWIDLNGDGSYTGPENNGELNAAGFGNALSSNIIVDGPNGYHADVIVGIEGFWRERPETANPYGDYTIKLVRDANFDAVAAALGATGLVKVIPSSSAKNISGKTSKMQMHTVCQTTTDAGYVVTVTPEDLVHLDIDFGVSCKEYKDIVANDDSAGPIAGVNHTTTNVLNVLTNDTLEGAAITASDVIITTVTPNEFLQLNPDGSVDVLPNAPVGTLTMVYQICEADQTDNCDTATVTITIEAPVMTVTATSICVNDVPYVDYVVTPVNFTPVNGVTIAWADSNNNVVTTMTNLPLSGRVLWPGAVVDGQGKGIDWPGWIFENNKWIEAADGFEKLRPTANLTVSVNPSETITLSYPPADPFCTARPTFAIVATYDNPAPITGPAGQTNIVNVLTNDTLNGSSVNINDVTLTTTVPDPTGALTLNPDGSVNVAPNTPGGTYTLTYQICEKADFGNCDSAIVTVVVLDPPAPPTPVVANDDTYSNIGCNSFGLVGNVLSNDTKGITRASLELVNFTLLTEATGTKSNPNITFDGSGNVTVSSLTPAGTYTYSYRICDKLSSENCDTATVTIIVVPNGVTQTSATACNDDSTLVNLSSLLPEGSPSTGTWIDKNNTNALQGTILNPFGLALGNYVFEYAIADEKCPRSIVLNMEINDDCKVLACGDVLVHNAFSPNGDNKNDFFKIDNIDDTTCYPSNSVEIYNRWGILVFETTNYNNTTNAFDGTSRGRTTVKQSDGLPTGTYFYIINYKSLDGNNNVQDHKLDGYLYLSK